In Scomber japonicus isolate fScoJap1 chromosome 3, fScoJap1.pri, whole genome shotgun sequence, the genomic window ATTGTTTAGAAATTATAGGAATATTTAAAGTTAACACCAAAGTCAGTCTGTTTTCATATCCTTTCTAAGAGCTGTGTTTTAGCAAATTTATTCCACCATATATGAAACAGTTTTACAGTTTGTTAGAGAAAATCTGTCGCTTTAAATCTCACATGAACGAGTGAGactattcattattttgataataaaactTGTATAAAGTCTCAAGTGATATGAAAATCTCAGACAGACTTTGACAGTCCCATTAAGTGCTGAACAAGGAATGCACATAAAGATACACAAAGATTtttctaaaatatattaaaacaaaaaaattgacaCACAAATATTCTCTTACAGTCCCAGGGGGGTACACAGTTTTCTACTGGGTATGAGTATAAGGTTTCAGGAAATGCACCACTTGTGACTCACGATGGCTTGTCACCTTCTTTCTTCAGACGGctgcagaaaacagaaacaaatgttAGTGAACACTGTGCAGCTGGCTGAGTACcacattttacacatgtttCAATAATGTTATACTTTCATCACTATTATAGTAAATATGACAGAAAGTAAGAAGTCCCAATCACTTAAAAATTagacatttcttttttattgtttattttttacttgtGCAGTCGATACATAGTATCAGCTCTTGGTGCAACTATGATTACAGTTTGTCCAGTGATCTGTTGTcccctttaaatatatattttaactaaATTACTCAAGTTCTTTAAGACCTCAGTTTAGCTCTGCTAAGATATATCCTAAAACCAAACTTTTCCAACACTGAAAGACCTCACCTGTAATAATCTTCCTGACTGGGTAAAGGGCCTCCATGCAGGTGATGCCCATGCAGCCACTGCTGCTCCATCGCCatcctctgcagctctgcagatTGTGCATGCATGGCCTGGAGCTGGTGCGCAGCAGACATCTGAGGAATAGGACCCTGCAGCTCTCGTGGATATGCAGCTCCTATAGAGAGAACAAGTATAAAAAATATCAGATTGGACGAGATGGACTCAGAATGCAGTCGAGTCACAGGCTGTGTGTACCTCTGAAATTAACATTACGTACCAAACAAAGGGTGGCGCAGCATCTCATGATCATGAGGAAGATCACTGAGTAAAGGGTTGGGGATAGGGCCACCAGGGAAGGGGAACCGGGCCAAACGTGGTCCTGGAGCCATGGGATCCACTAGAGGATGAGGGCTCGAACCTGTatgaagaaacagagaaaaacagtaaatatgaaCTGCATCTCTCCCGACTTCTCAAAGTCCATGATGTTGAAATGTCCAGCCTCACCTTGACCGAGGGGATCCTGTTGGTGCAGGTGAAGGTGAGAGTGAATGTGAGAGTGCTGGTGATGATGTGGCGTCACGTTGAGCATCTGCAGCCTGGTCGCGGGGTCTGCCACGGAGGCCATCCTCTCTGCGTGAAGCCTCTCTGCAGTTAGTCGCTCAGCGTAACTCAGCTCCGGGCGCAGCTGAGGCCCCGCTAGCACCATCCTCTCCCGCTCCAGATGGTTCAGCCCAGGGTGGAATTGTGCGAAGGGGTGTGGAGGCCCGGGTATGTGGGGAAGAGCCAGCGCTCCGTGTCTGGCAAAATGCTCCATGGGGTTGGCAGAGGGGTGTAAGGTTTCCAGATCTGGGGGTTTGACCTCGTAACCGGGCTTCATCCTCTCGCGGAGTTCCCTCTCTCGGAGGTTCCTCAGCTCACGCTCTCTGAGGCTGGGCTCTGCGCTGTACAGGCCTGGCATGTGGTAGGCCAGCAGCGGGTCCCCGGGGCTCAGTGACACGTAGAAAGGGTGGTTGCGGTTTGTGGGAGACATGACATGGGGGCGGGCGTATTCACTCAGGGTGCGAAGGGCTGGTGTATCAGGGCCAATGTAGGGAGGCACAGCAGCTACAGTAGTGGGTGGCTGCTCAAAGGAAGGGCGTCCGTGGGCTTGAACCGTCATCTGAACTTCACTCATACGACTGTCATGGGAGGAGCTGGAGGCTCTCTGTAAGCAAAGACAGTGTGTGAGATAACTCAAACATGTTCTATTTAACAGAGaagatgctaaaaaaaaacaggaattaaATGAATGTTAAGCTCACAGCGTTTCTGTCAgcctctctttctcgctctctttctctgtccttctcccgTTCACGTTCTTGTCGAGCACTGAGCTCGGCCTCTCTCCTGGATTTCTCCACggcctcctccctcttcttggCCAGCTTGGAGGATGAAAGCGGTGTGAAGAACAGGTCTGTTCTGGCACACGAGTTGTAGCCACGATCCAAGTGTTTGATAAACCTGAAAGTAAGTGCTTTTATTAGTATGACTAATCAATTTCATTCACACAAATCTCAACATGATTCATTCAAAAGCTGCAGTGCTTTTGCCACTACACGAGATGCTCATTGACTGAACACTGCCCAAGACTAATGGGTGTTAatctttatctatttatcttttatttacattttgaggAACATGAAGCCACTTAAACTGAGTTTTGTAATTTTGGTCAGTTATTAAATGAAATTTCAGGCATCGACTTTGCTGCTGACATTTGCATACTAATTCAATCTTGAAGAACCAGCTTTACAACATACTTCATGGAACCATACCAGCAATCAGACAggttttcaaacacacacacacacacacacacacacacacacacacacacacacacacgtaagtCCCTTGTGGTGTATTTACATAGACTTCCATTAATTACCTGGGGACTTACCCTAACTTTACACAACTTTTGTATGCAACTGCCAAACTTTTCCCCAATCAACTGGTCTTCAGTCTAGTTTGTGGCcctgaaagtgacttaagtcAAACCCCTTTTAGCAATTTGTTTTCAAACACAGTGGTATATCTGCTTTCACAACAGTACATATGAATGCCAAAACCTTCCCATTTTCACAAGAGGAACAAAATGTTTCCACAAGATCACATCCGTGAGACTGAGACATACCGTGCCGACTGACTGGCATGGCTTGCTATGTTGCTGATGGTGGGCTCTGGCGAGGGACTGCGTGGTGGAGATGGTGGGCTTTCAgctacttcctcctcatccagCGGCTCTTCTTTAATCTGAATTTGTGATCCTCCTGCAGTAGTGGTCGTTGACGGCCTCAGTGGAAGAGGCGGAAAAGATGACTGGAGGCTGGGGACGGGGCAGACAGTGGATGATGTTACAGAGGTGAGGGGGTGTGAGGCTGCACCAGATGGATTAGAAGAACTTGAGTTCTTTCCAGGGTGGGTCTGCGCATGAAAGATCACTGGAAGTTGGGTGGGAAGTGACTGCATTGGTAAAGGCTGTGGCATCATCtgaagagggggagggggagcaCCTGGAGGATGCTGGTTGGGCAGTGAATTGAGGGGCTTcagagcaggtggaggagggagattgGAGGGCATCTGGGGGAAAGGTGTAGCAGCCTGGTGTGGCaattgtttgtgtgaaggtggaATTGGAGTAGTGGGAGGAGGCTTGATTTGTGGGCCAGAGAGAGGAGGCTGGGGGAGCTGCGACTCCCTAAAGAAGGGTGGGGGTCGCTGGGGCGCCTGAGGCTGTGAAGCCACAGAGCTAAGAGCAGGCGGGACCTGAAATGCCAGTGGGTCCTGACCCAATGCTGATGGTGGACCCAAGACAGAGTGGGAGGTGGGCTGTGGTCGGCTGTTTGGGCCCACTACGGCAGCTGACTGACCAGCGGCTGACTGAGGGGCGtctggagagggaggaggggggctcTGAGCAGGGTCAGCAGAGGGGGTGCTTTGCTGTGGCTGGGGAGTGACAGGAGGGCCCTGAGACGGGAGGGTCTGCGCGACCGGTGTGTCAGGCAGGACAGCAGCCGGGGGGACCGGCTCTGACGGGACACCGTTGGGCTGAGCAGAAGAGTCGGAGTCGCTCTCGTTGCCCTGTTGAGGGCTGGGAATGCTGGGAGAGGAGCTGCGGTTGTCCTGATCGATGTCTTTGGTGTCACTGCTGCCATCATCCTGAGCACTGCGGCTTTCTGAAGAGCTTTCCTCCTCGACCTCGGCCTCTACCTCTGACCGGGAGCCCTGAGGATCCTGGAGGAGGACACAAAACTGGATCATGTTCATTTGCATCTTTCTGTACAGACATGTTATTATGTAAAATGAGCTACCAAGAAGCAACTCTTTACACTTTGAAACTAACTGCAGATTTTCCTCTGAGATTTAAAGACTGATAGATGACATCTTACACGTTTTAATGCAACAGAACAAAAGTTGTTCATTTGGTATTTGACATTATAATGCACACAGTGTTTTGTTGCTGCTTTCTCACCTGTGTCTTCGGCCTTTTAGGTGTAACTTTTTCAGGCTCATCCGGCTCCTGAGCAGGATTCTCTCTCACACGCTTTGTTGTCTTTGGTGATGCAACCTCGTCTTTAATCTTCTGTTGACACAGCAAAATATTTACAGTCGTATCAGTCACACAAAGGTGATGATGATTTATTGACAAACCCAAAGAGTTATATCCAACATGCTAATAACATGCTGTGTAAGATATGTCCTCATGTGACACATTGTGCATGATATAAAGTCAGGTAGATTCACAAATAATATACACAATGTAGGTAAAGATACATTTGCAtttctttgtcatttgtcacaaagtttctttctttatttcttaaaaTACATCTGCAACTTTATTGACTGGCAGTCTGGTAACCATCCAAGCCATTGTTTAATTGAAATGACTCCAGCCCATAAAATGGTATTCACACCAGAAAACTGTACGTCCTGTAATTAATAGTGGAGCTGTTATGAAACTCTTGAGATCAgttctgttgtctttttttctgctacaatgtcaacatattttatttggCATCATCATTGCCAATATCAAACTAACTTTATGTCATTAAGGTACAGGACGATGTGTAgattatgtttatatgttttaatgtgtataCAAACCTTGTTTGTCTTCTTTGTGGACTCATTCTTGCTGTCTGTAGAAGATGTTCTCAAAGAATGAGAAACTGCTCCACTTGGGGAGGTCTGGCTGCTGGACTGCTGATCCTCACTGGTGGGGGAGCCTGTGAGCCTCCTGTGGCCGCTTCTTAAAGATGACAGCTGCTTTAAAAACAGTCACAAGTATATATGTTAAAATGCAGGCAAGAAAGACAAATGtctctttgtttttaatttcaactttcatatttgttttgtgttaaaTTCAATACGACAGTaaaattgattatcaaaatgttGATTTGACTACAAAATGAGATTTTTGCATAACCATCTCCATGCAAATGTTCATTACTAGCAGTTAAGATAGCTGATGTGTCTCATTCCAGAAAAGAGGTGACACCTCGGGCTTACCGGTGCTCTGCTTCGTCGTGTCCTCATGCCATGCTTGCTGttcacctcttcttcctctttaacAGGTTTAAACATGAATGGAGCGCCAGCAGACTTCTGAGATGGTGGCAGACAGCCGTGTTTGTTTTCATATGTGCGGCAGGACGTGCACAGCAAGGGGTTATCTCTTCCTCCTTGGTGCCAATCCTTAGAACCTGTTGGAGAAACAGCTTTAGGTAGTTGGGTTATGGTTAGGATTAGGTTGTCACACCTCTTTTAAAGTCCTTTCTGAATTCAACACTTATCTTAGCTCTAAACACTTTAAGAAATCTATGAATGATTattgttaaataaaatactgaacTCTTcccaaactgaaaataaaactcACTTGTTGCACCACAGTGGCTGCAGCTCTTGACTTCCTGCTCACTGTCCTCACTATCAAGATCATCCTCACTTGCAGAACTTGCATCCACTGCAAAGATACAAAGATCAGCTTAGACAAACACCAATTTCAATGACTAACACACTCATGGCTGCACAACTGTGAACAAAATTCACTTTCATGaatggggggaggaggggacaGACACATCTGAGGAATAAAAGTAGTCCCTACCTGAATAATTTCGAGTCGGGGTGTTGAcaggagctgctgcagagcgAGTCTTTGCCTTACGAGAGGATGGCTGTCGGCGTTGCTGTCGATAAGCTCTTGTTCCTGCAGCCTCAGGAGTTTTCTTCCAGTGGTAATAGAAAGTGATCAGCTCTCCCTAAAGATAAGAACACAGATTTTTAGTAAGTCATGCTTTTTGTGGAAATGACGCCAACATTTAATTCCTGCGTGCATGAAACATTCTTTTGTAAGCAAAAACGAAGTGTTTAATTACAGTCTTTTTGCTGGGAAGAAAGTCTTTCCGGATCCTGAAGAAATTCTTTCCGTACTGTCTGAGGCCTTTGATGAAGCGTTTCTGTGGGAAAAAAGGAGATCGGGGTGGATAAAATCTAATGATGATATGTTGGGAAACAAAAGAACAATTAATGCTATGATTCACAGTAGCTTTTATTAAGGATAGATCTGAAGTTATCACTATAGCTGAAATACTCTTCAACCATCTTCTGTTTAAAACTGATGTAGTAGTTACATAGCACAGCTTTAGAATTACAGTGTACACAAAGTGAGGGATTTGACTACTGAGCAGTGGAGAGGTCATGAAACAACATAAGTTCTGATCACTGAAAACAGCTACTGAATGGATCTTGTAGTGAGATTAGTTTGTGAACTGTTATTTCCAAGGTCAAGAGTGAACTTTCAAGCTCATATCTAAAATCCTTAAACAGCCTTAAAGCAGACTCATCTTCAAGGATTTCATACGCCTGCACACAAACTAAGAAACGATCAGCACTGACCTTCAGCGCTGTGTTACTAGCTAAAGACGCCTCACCACATCATCCTCCGACCAGCATTTCTCAATAAGCTTCGGCAGAGGCTTCTTAACCAGACGCTGGAGAGCCTTTGCTGCATCATAATGACTCGCGTGCAGCTAGaattgagaaaaaagaaaaaaaagcagtttgtaAATTTGCAATGCAATAGTTAATATTCTTTGATTGAAATAGATAATGTTGAGTGTAATTCACCATGTTGAGTGCGTTGAGTGTGGTATCATCACGGGACGCCGCCAAACATCCATCCTCTGTGGATCCACCGTCACACATCCCTGCAAACGCTGCCATGCTCCTtgaaaaatagacaaaacaGATTTCTGATGTTATTCAAGATCAgtattaaaactgcatttttacatatttaatgtttaattttctgTGTGATTCATATTCCCTGAATTAAAATCAGATTGAGGGAATAAGTTAAATGGAGAAAGTGGACAATAACCAGGTTGAATAGAATTTAAATTTGACACTTGTCTCACTGGAGCCATTTACTCAGCAGtatttaacaaacacaaaagcTGATAAAAGAACAATGTGTGTGAAGCCCTGAACAAATACATCCGCCACCACACAAGCAACATGAGGGATAGTTTGACAGTTAAGGATGAAGTAAATCCAGTGTGGTTGAACATTTCTCTCACCACTTCTTTCTTGCTTTAATTCACCTTAATCTTTAGTCATTTCAATTTAGTCTGGTGCAAGAAGCACAAACAGAAGAACACTCACGAGACATGAATTACACTTAcattgatttaaatgtattacaaACAGCTCAAAAGGAAGCTTAATCACACTGGCATTCACATATCCAGACTAagccttgttttgttttgcatgcACTTCCCCATTGTGATAACATTTTGACTCTAGTTATGTCAGAGCAGAGGTACTGGTTTTTGTTCTTAATATCTAATAGTTTCGTTATATACCAACATAGGGTTTGTTTAGTAGCAACAAGTAATCTCGTCACAGTTGTAGAAATGCtataaacacaaacatccaGGTTATATAGTAAGAGCAATATTTAGTGAAAATGTTGTCaccttttgaaagaaaaatgccAGCCTTTATATTTGACTTAAGACTGTCAAAGTTCATGTTCTGCACTGACCCAAGTGCAGGTAATAATCACTGACCTGGCGGCTCTGAGGTACATGAGAAGGTCGCAGTCATTGACCCCGGGTGTCCACATCAGATCCTCACTCTCTGTCTGAATCTGTAAAGCAGGCGTGGGCCGCGGCTGCAACTCCGGGAGCTTTGCCTGCAGAAAAGCCAAAGAAGAGACAAAATCTAGTGAAGAGATAACGTAAGAAGACAACACACTGTGTGCCCTgctcagatttatttttaataacagGTGCAATTAGGGTGGCtgtaaacaataataatgatatttccaaaaccaaaactaaaaaTTATTGCAATTTTACGAATGGTTAAATTTACTACTAATCAACTGTATCAAAACAAGTTTGGTTAATTGAGGATATAAAAATCAAATGGATTTTTCTGGTTTGACTTTATTATCTGAAAAGGAGCTTTACACAtgatacatttaatatattttatgacATAAACATTCTAACATCCTTACTGTATGTCGTATTAGCACTAAATCACACTGAACTGACAGATCTAATCAatttataatgattaataaGCCATTAGAGTCTATACTATTAAGGCAAATTAGCCAAAAGCATAAACTCTCATTATACTTACACAAAATAACAACATGACAATAttcagaaatatacacaaaGAATGTCTTGGTACAGATGAAACTGTTTCTGTGGACTGTAAACAGGATACAAATTGTTATAAATGATTGTTCAGGTCTTGCAGGGTGTACCTGATGACTTGGTCCCACTCGGATTTCGCCCTGTGTGCTGTTCAGGCTCCTGAAATGAAGAAGATGATCAGCAGCATTACATTTCAGTAGCTCCATTGGCACCAATACATCAGCTGTTAATGACCCTATAATTAACGCTGTACAGctcatgattattttcattattgaataATCTGGCCATTAGttacttgattaatcaattagttgtttggtctgtaaaaGATGAGATACTTTGTTGTCACTGTACAATACAATGAAATGTCACTTGGGCCAAATTTTTAGATGCCtaattaagaaaagaaaaatattttaaatatataaacacaatataGTATGGAGAGAATGAATGAGAATATAAAATAGatacaaacaaaatatatacacagaatatataaattaaaatgttgagtACTAGGAGCATTGCATATATAACAGATGATCACACTATATTGCACAGAAAGGATTATAGTTTAGGGACggcatgaaataaataatggaaCAGTCACGGTGGTTGATAAATCATCCCATTACTGAACTTCAGGAAAGGTAAGACGTCTAATAAACCGTCACAGTGGTTGAGATACGATGCAGTCAGTGCTAGTACGAACTGTTGCACAAGATCAACACGTATAGGTTTTTAAATATGTGTCATGTAGCTGAGGTCCAAATATGGATCACTGTTTACAAAAACCCAAAGTGACATCCTAAATGGCCTTGTttagtgtactgtatgtaccaGCGCTAAAACACACTGAGCTGACAGATCTGATCAatttataatgattaataaGCCATTAGACTCTATACTATTAAGGTAAACGTGCCAAGAGCATACACTGCTTTACTTTACAAAAACCGTCCTCTAAAGTTTGAGGTTTTCAAAGATATTTCTTCATCCAAAATAGGTTTAACTTttagacatgaaaatataacaatgaATTAATAGTGATGAGGCCCagatgtcagaaaattgtgaaacaTGTGGATCACTATTTCCAAAAGCCCAAGGTGAGTGTTTTGTTTAGTGTTTAATGTCATAGAGAACTAAAAAGCagaacatatttacatttgagaggcCGGAAAtagagaatttggacattttatcTTCTAAACTGACTCCGaacaattaatcgattatcaaatGAGTCCATGAATGCGCTAATCGTTGCACCTCCGGTACAGTATGTCCACAGAGGTGTGATCAATATGTGTTAAGTTCAGCTGTAGTCAGagtctcttccctccctctgagCACTGATTTCAGCAGCAGAAAAACATCCCGCCCCTCCATCTATGGGAACCAATCTCAGCTGCGACCTGCGACGTTTCCTTATATTACATGAATGAAATCCGACGCTAGCCACCGCAAAAGACTGTCAATCAATCATACATGAGctgctaatttttttttacgGTCACCATTACGAGAACAGTGTGTGCTACTTAGGAGATCCTCGCAGGTTTGACAGTCACACAGTTaaaagtacagtatgtgatCGATAATAAATATCGATGTTAGCATgcaccgcacacacacatacacacacacacacagataaatagagagGGAGCCATGTAAATATTCACGTCAAGCCCGAAGGAATTAACAGCCGACCCACTTAAGAGGTTTGCGGGCGATACATAATATTAAAGcacattattaaaatgttaaagccGTGTAGCTAACACGGCTAGCTGCTAACGACATTAAGGCTATGTGTTATTGGGGCTAGCTTGTTAGCCAGACGCCAACTTCGTGACCACTGACACTCCGACTATTTCACACAAAACGCCTCGCAAAGTAGCGCCAcgaaagattaaaaaataaaacacaccgctaaaaaacaacaaccatgcacacacatatttaatgCACAACAACAATCCCGATTAAAAAAATGCAGACGGTGAGTTAATAATCAAGTTACCTCCGAGGACTGAACAGGTCGTCCATGTCGAGGGATGTTTGGATGTGGCTTGTTGACACTCCGCAGCGCAGTgggcgacacacacacacacacacatacacacacacactcacgtatacacacacatatacacactcactgtGCGGAGCCCCTATTACATGGCTATTCAAAATGGAGGCGGTGTAGTGGAGGGAGTCggtctattttttttctttccccagTGCAATGACCTCAGCAGCCACAGCTAAGCCttcaaagttgtctgggtgtaCATAACTGAGCATGTGCCGCGgatcagcagcagctgcagcagcaggcgGCGGGTCtgcccatcatcatcatcatcatcaccctcatcatcatcaccctcatcatcagctgctgcagctgctgtaaACAGGCGTCCATGAATCAAACAACACATCACACTAAACGTGATTATGTAAGCAAGTTATTTTAACCTACCGCCGACACAGACTGCCCTGCTGACAATGAGCATAGAAAAgtatgtttattttctatttacaGATATAATTTTAATATTCAAATAGAAACATCACAAATGAAAATTGGAAGAAAAATTAAGTCTTCCTTATCaagctttaaattaaaaaatctcAGCTACGTGAAACGCAACTATGGCACTATGATTTTATAACATAATAacgataatgtaataatgtattagcctattatcattattattgttgtttttattattattacaatataataatatacaggctaataaataataataataataataataataatatcatcatcatccaagTTACCTTGGAAAAAAGACGTTGAGTTtcacaatgaatgaaaacatgttgaaagaaaaatgtatttgccttcattattattattattattatcatcattattattattatggtaaGAGCCCcaccgatactggatttttggggtcAGATACCGAAATAGTTATTAGAGTGTAATACAATTCATATATATTaaaatttatatatatttaaattaatatataattcaacaactataaatgttatatatgtatacacaatAGGCCAATATCTGTGATAATATCAGTCGACTAATTTATTATTAgtgattattattactgttatcaaGTGGGGTGGTGTACAGACTCTTGACTGGGACTGTATAATTATTAATTCACCTATATAACaccacattttctatttttacaaCCTTCGAGTCAGGTCATGTAGCCTAAGTATTATAATGTGTGTGATGTTCTCAATTATAACACATTCTAGCAAGTCACCACTCAAAGCATTTTAAGTTGTTTCTTATGGCTTTATCAATGGATTAAGATCCACATATTTGAATACTTATGAAATCCTGtgctttttatattaatttatatgcCTAATatagtttttccacaaaaaccaTCCATGACTACGCCAGTGTGTTGAACTGCTAGGTGCGATCACATACAGTGAAGTTGCAGACTAATCCACGGTTGGCTTTAAGATGGTGccacaaaactgaaaaatgtacCTTTAAAAACCAAATAATCTGCAAGAAAAGGTTTATGATTTAAGTCATACTATAGAGCAGAGACTTACAAATTATGATTGTTGTttacagaagagaaaaaaaatccaaacaaaactGCACTGAATCTGACTTTACAGGAAAAAACACAGCAAGACCAGAAGAAACATACCAACGCATACACAGGTGTGCAGAGGAAAATGAAATACAGTGGAAAAATAATCACAATACAACTGGTcaaaaagaaacttttttttattataagcTGTGTCACCAAGTGCAGCATTTGTgatcatttgtttgtgttttaaataaatattgctcAAGCTATAATCAGGTCTATTATttacttcacattaaaaacagaaaacgcTAGAAGACTTGATTGAAAACACAAATCCAATAACTTTATTTCTATAAATTCATTAACACCATCAGTATGTGAGTAGTTCTACATTAACCGTTTTTGCTCTAAAGTGTTTGTCATTATTACTTGATGTGTTATGCATTTCCTCCGTTTGTGAGGTAGATGCTTTACTCTAACGGCTTTCTGAAGTTTTTCCCAGCGAAACAAGCATCGTCTCCCAGCTCCTCTTCAATTctacatgaaaaaacaaacaaacaatagaaATCAAAAGTTAGCTTCCTCTGTTATTCTTACAGACTTGTACATATTATTGGTTTCATATAAAACCCTAACTTTCAGATTTATATACTGACCAAAACAGACGAAGCAATATCATTTAAGATCATTgaagtttaatttttaatacTATGGTAGTTGCAATTAAACATGAATGTATTGGTAGTATCTTATTTCACAAAATTAACATTAAGACATGCAAGGTCACATTTTGttcttaaatatataaaatttgATAAAAATTCCTTTGTTTGCATCAGGATGAGACTTACCTCAGAATCTGGTTGTATTTGGCCAAACGCTCAGAGCGACAGGGGGCCCCAGTCTTAATCTGGAAGTGTGTGAAAaacattgtgtaaaataattGAGATCATTTTTCCACAGGTATCGTAGTTATTATCTTTATCCGAGTCATGCATGATAATACCTatctaaaaacacattaattattgCATTTTGGCTTTTAGTCATTGGTGTCTTATTCACTGAAAGCTTTTCTCAAAGTAGTTTATAAAGTCAATTAATATAATCCTTACAATGGGCAATTTATTTTACTCTCAAAAGTTGCAGTCACACAATCAATGTTTGTAATATCTGATTTTACCTGTCCAGTGCACAGGCCGACCACAAGATCTGCAATGAAGGTGTCCTCAGTTTCACCAGAGCGATGACTGACCATCACGCCCCAGCCGCTCTCCTGGGCCATTTTACACCTGCAGGCAGAGATTTACATAACAGGTCATCAATTCATTCTGCACAATCCAGGTCATTTCATggtaaagtatatattttaatgtgcaTTTGACATTAACACATATAACAGATGTATAGTCATTTGACTTACGCTCTCATAGACTCAGTAACCGAGCCAATCTGGTTGACTTTAAGCAGCAGACAGTTGCAGGCAGACTCATCGAC contains:
- the rereb gene encoding arginine-glutamic acid dipeptide repeats protein isoform X1, whose product is MDDLFSPRRSLNSTQGEIRVGPSHQAKLPELQPRPTPALQIQTESEDLMWTPGVNDCDLLMYLRAARSMAAFAGMCDGGSTEDGCLAASRDDTTLNALNMLHASHYDAAKALQRLVKKPLPKLIEKCWSEDDVKRFIKGLRQYGKNFFRIRKDFLPSKKTGELITFYYHWKKTPEAAGTRAYRQQRRQPSSRKAKTRSAAAPVNTPTRNYSVDASSASEDDLDSEDSEQEVKSCSHCGATTVSPTGSKDWHQGGRDNPLLCTSCRTYENKHGCLPPSQKSAGAPFMFKPVKEEEEVNSKHGMRTRRSRAPQLSSLRSGHRRLTGSPTSEDQQSSSQTSPSGAVSHSLRTSSTDSKNESTKKTNKKIKDEVASPKTTKRVRENPAQEPDEPEKVTPKRPKTQDPQGSRSEVEAEVEEESSSESRSAQDDGSSDTKDIDQDNRSSSPSIPSPQQGNESDSDSSAQPNGVPSEPVPPAAVLPDTPVAQTLPSQGPPVTPQPQQSTPSADPAQSPPPPSPDAPQSAAGQSAAVVGPNSRPQPTSHSVLGPPSALGQDPLAFQVPPALSSVASQPQAPQRPPPFFRESQLPQPPLSGPQIKPPPTTPIPPSHKQLPHQAATPFPQMPSNLPPPPALKPLNSLPNQHPPGAPPPPLQMMPQPLPMQSLPTQLPVIFHAQTHPGKNSSSSNPSGAASHPLTSVTSSTVCPVPSLQSSFPPLPLRPSTTTTAGGSQIQIKEEPLDEEEVAESPPSPPRSPSPEPTISNIASHASQSARFIKHLDRGYNSCARTDLFFTPLSSSKLAKKREEAVEKSRREAELSARQEREREKDREREREREADRNARASSSSHDSRMSEVQMTVQAHGRPSFEQPPTTVAAVPPYIGPDTPALRTLSEYARPHVMSPTNRNHPFYVSLSPGDPLLAYHMPGLYSAEPSLRERELRNLRERELRERMKPGYEVKPPDLETLHPSANPMEHFARHGALALPHIPGPPHPFAQFHPGLNHLERERMVLAGPQLRPELSYAERLTAERLHAERMASVADPATRLQMLNVTPHHHQHSHIHSHLHLHQQDPLGQGSSPHPLVDPMAPGPRLARFPFPGGPIPNPLLSDLPHDHEMLRHPLFGAAYPRELQGPIPQMSAAHQLQAMHAQSAELQRMAMEQQWLHGHHLHGGPLPSQEDYYSRLKKEGDKPS